The Zygotorulaspora mrakii chromosome 4, complete sequence nucleotide sequence GATGTCTCAACAAATAGGGAGTTCTGTAACAGAGCGTATCCATATCTTCACTTGCGGCCGCATAAACGACTCCTTTCTTAGCTAGCTCCGCACACTGGGCCTCCGCTTCTGTGGGAGCATTAACGTACGGGATCCCCATCAGTTCGAGAAGGTGCTTGGCTTCTTCGTTGTGCTCCTTCGACACTTTCACCAGGCGTCTCTCCTGTTTCATCTTCTCGACCTGGTCAATTGCTTCTGctaatttcttttcagtttcaGCTCTTCTTGAAGTTCTCTTGTCCAACTCATGGGATTTTAGTGTTGGTGGTTTACCATCGAATACGTAACAGGGCTTGATACCGTTATCAATCATCCTCAGTGTACGATAGAACATTCCCATCAAGTGGGATGTAGTCTCACCAGTCTCGGTCGTCAGTTGGCCACCATCCTGCTGTCTCACTGCgatcaagaattgatatAACGACATTGAAGCGTCAATTGCCACTTTTCTGCCAAAAAAAGCCTTGATATCGCTCTTGCGAATTGCAGTGGGAACATGCTCAGATATTATTGCATTTAATCCCTTAATACCCATGATTCTAAGTAGCACTACGTCTTTTGTTGTCTGTCATTTGGCTCTTGAATCAAGAGTTCTGCAACTTTTCAGCATGGACGCGATGAGCAGAAGTGACGCGACACACTCAAAATTTCCCTACATACAAAAAAAGGCAACTTTTTTCACAGAACTACCTCGAGGTGCAATAATTGCCTGCATGGCTTCATTAGAAAATGATCATGCTACGAACTGCAGTTGATGTACAGGATTTGAGCGTACAGAACCACATGTCTTCTCTCAACCAACCCTTTTTTTACGATTAGTGTgcaagatgaaaaattcaaaaagcacCCACCTTCAGaagttttttttaaaaaatataaaaaataataatgtAGAAAGCATAAGTTATAGTACTCGCATTTTGACCAATGATTCTACGGCCATCATATAATTCCTCTCCCCACCAGTTCCTCATTCGGGCAAgctcttcctctttcttgatattcaattctGCGCATCTTAAAACCGCCAGGCAAGCCTTCTTCGTTAAAAAGTACGGTCAAAGAGTGTCCGGGACTACGAGCCCGGACACTTTGCTCCCCCCACCTCTCGGGTACAATCCCCCCACCTTGAGTGGCACAAAGCGcagaaaaaatttaaaaaacaAAGGTCGTTGCCAGCGATCACTGGAGGTCAATTTTGTAAGATTTTTCGTATTAAACAACAGAACAAGGAGACAACCATTGATGGTACCAATCTAAACATATTCAACATCTCATCTAACGAAGAAAGGTAGTCCAAGACAATCTACAGCTAGTCGAACTGGACAATATCACTGAAATATATAAGGTAGACAGGTGGGTATAAAATGACAAGTTTGTATGAGTACAAACATCCGATTATCAACAAACAGCTTGCTTCGGGAACGGATGATCAGTCTGGTAGAAAGTTTCCGTCTCTAGAAGCCTGGTATGATGTTGTCAACGACTATGAATTTCAAGCAAGGTGTCCGATCATCCTTAAGAATTCGCACAGAAACAAGCATTTTACGTTTGCTTGCCATTTGAAGGATTGCCCTTTCAAAGTTTTGCTCAGTTACTGCGGTAATCAAAGTGGTAATATACAGGATGACCTGGAAGGTGGTGTACAGCACGAACATAGTCATCATGGAGATTCGTTGGTGTCGATGGATCAGAAGGCCAAGTTGCCAGGACAGGAGCAAGATGGTAAAATCAAAGGAAACGATGGAGAGGGGTCCCACCAGGTTGATAATGGCGATCACAATCATAACGGCCATGGGGACAACGTTGGGCCGGATACAAGAAAGTACACAGATGCGGACgctgaagatgatgacgTGAGTGCGGCTATTGCTGCGGCAGTTGCAGCAGTACAAGACGTGCGCGGTAAGGAGGAGGGACAGTTCGGCGAGGAGTACATGTCGGCGCCCGCTTTACATGGTGCTGCCGCTGGTGGTCAGTCCACTGAAGCTGTGGTGAGGGGACCGTTCATTGTTACCAAGATCGAGCCTTATCATAACCATCCTTTGGAGTCTAATTTGTCGTTGAGCAAGTTTGTGTTGACAAAAGTACCAAGAATATTGCAACacgatttgaattttgatcaaataCTGGAGAGTTTGTGCAATGAAGAGGATAATACTGTATCTAAATTCCGTGTTTCTCAATACGTTGAAGAGTCGGGTCTGTTagatattttgaaggaaCGTTACGGCCTCACAGATGCtgatattgataaaaaattaCTGTCACATATTTCAAGACGTGTTACCACGTACAAGGCACGTTTCGTGCTtaagaagaagaaaaatggagACTACGGTACTGTATCTCAGAATACTGGCAACGGCAACGCTAGCGGCGCCAGCCATTACGGTCAACGTTCAGGAAGGGGGGCTTCAATGAATTCCCGTTCCACTGGCGATCAAGGAGAACATCACCTTCATCAAATGAAccaccatcatcatcagcTCCAGCAGGCTATACAACGTGCCGTTGATGATCATGAAAATGCAGGTTCCCATGGTCACTTGCAATCATTGGAGGACAGTAATTTGAATCCTGAATTGAACGACGATGCTGAAGCACAAGCTGCTGCACAGGCTGCAATGGGTGAAGCTGcagcattgaaaagatctgTTCAGGAGATGGTTGATCAGGAAGAAACAGATGACGAAAACGCAAGAAAACgtcaaatgatgaaattaaCAGCTTCAATGCACAGTAATCTAGTTAATGATGATGGCTCTCTAGTTTCATTAGATGATACACAAGACGATAAACTGCCACGCGATGTAGCAGAACAGCTAAGATTACTTTCGTCCCATTTCAAGGAAGTCGAGGCACATAACATGGGTAATCAGTCAGGTGGAGATGGTGAGGATGAATCAAAACTCATTGTCAAGGACGAGATTccagatgaaaatattcaacCTGAATTAAGGGGACAGTAATACGCTAAAGTCGGTTATTGTTCCCATGATAATCATTACTACTCTTATTacttttaattttttttagaCTATTTTGTTGTAAACTATAATATATATGTAAGTAAATTTGTATTTTGGAGAAATATGGCTTTATTTTAACTCAAGGTGATAAGGATGGCACGTGACTCCTGTGCGCATAAGCGTtaacaaaattgaagctGATTTGAGAAGACATCGAAAGTGAATCGAAAATAACTTGTGGCAGATTGCAAACGATTAAAACAGCGATGCTTACCCCAAGAGTGAGACTTTTATTGATAAGGCGGCTGATTACTGTTGGGCCTATTGTAACTCCTTTGCGACATACTATTACCAGGAAGTACTCAACTAACGGCACTAAATTGCTCGAAGATGAAGCACTGAAAGATAATGGtgcaaagaatgaaaaggGGCCTGCTACTTCCAACTCACCTGTAGATACTAAGCCATGGTATTTGTCTATGGTTGACAGAGACATTTCTCAGAATCTGTCTGCAGTCGAGAATGAATATATTAACTTGCCCGATGAATCACCGGAATCACTACTCAAGATCACAAAGTATTTAAAAGGTGAAATGGGACTAAAAGATATCTTGATATTTGatctcaaagaaaaaaaaagtggtGATTATAATACCGCAGTAACCAAGATAAGTGATTTTGTTATCATTGCAACGGCTAGATCAGCAAAGCATTGCCAAAGTACATTTGTTCAACTGAATGCTATGCTGAAACAAACATTTAAATCAGTCGCATATGTAGAAGGTAATGTAAATTCCAAAGaggaaaggaaaaaattcaaaagaatggCCAGAAAATCTAATTTAGGTAAATCTTGGGGAGCAAACTCGGGAACAACTTCAACAGGATTTGCAAAAGATTCAGAAGCATGGTTTATGATAGACTGCAATGtggataaaatttttgtaaatattttaaCTGAGAGAAGACGTGGTGAATTAAATCTAGAAGAATTATATGCACCAGAGAGTGAAAGAGATAAATATCAATTACGCCAAAAGTCAACAGCTACTCAACCTAAAGACGATAATCTATTACAAGttggtgaagaaaataatgtTCTTTCAGGATTGAGACGTTTAGCATACCAGAGAAGACAGTACTCAACATCGTCGCCAATAAACACTGAACCTACAAAGgaacatttcaaagattttttgaaaaaggctttaaatgaaaaaaatttcgaaGAAGCTCATAGTATAATTAAACAGAGTCAAGAGCTAGAATCCCTGTCGTTGTTACAAACCATCACTGATTCTTTGGCCAATGTTAATGTTACGACAGACGCTATAAATGAAATAGATAAATGGCAAGAcatatttgaatattgtTGGCCACTACCTTTACCCATGGAAACATCATTTCAATACTGGTCATTGAGaatgaaatttcttaaAATGTTAAATGTTGCAAATCCACAGCTATACCCGTGTTCCAAGATTATCGATGATTATCttataagaaaaaaaacaagcGGATTTTACCTAAGTAGCGATGATCTGTTGCAATATTTGCAGTTGGTAAAgataaatttgaatctaATTCAAGGTGGGAATTATTGGGATTTATTAAAAAGTAACGAAAACATAGTAAAAGCTTTAAAAGTTTTTAACGAATTGAATTTAGCGAATGATCATATAATCGTATCAATGTTGTTGAAACTCATGGTAATGGAAAATAATACATCTATCAAACTGCATTCACTATATGAGgttattgattttttatgttGCCAAAGAGATAATTTAAGCAGTAATGTTATTGTAGCAGTTCTAGAAACATTAGCGTCAGTTAAGGATTGGaataaatttttccagttttgGGAAGTAGGAATCAAAGGCGTGGTTCCTGGACAAGATTATAGACCATGGAGTAAATTCATAAGAATAATACTTAACTCAAACGACATTGAATTAATGCAAAAACTAATAGAAGAAGGCCATCTTTTATGGATAAAGAGGAATGAGGTGGAGATTACGAATGATTTAATTGAACAATTGCGTAAATTGTTCCGAAGGACTGATTACGATCTGAAATCATATTTAGATATTTAATCGTTTAAATTTTTACTCAAATAATCTGCAAATAACGGtacaattcttttttcatccaTGTCTCTCAATTTATTTAATGTGACAAACTGCCTTTTGAGTCTTTGCAAGTGTGGTAAAGAGATCGAAATCGTTGGTAGATCGACGTAAAAACAATTGTCGTCATTGATGTCTGTCACACCTTCGGAGACAATGACTCTTGCTGAGCAGTTAGAATTTCCAATCGATTGTAAAGTCTTTATATGGTTCATGATCTTTTTCACAACAAGCGTCGTTTCGGAATCcagtttttgaatgaagttTGTTTGTGAGGCGggcttcaaaattgtgGCACTGTTGGGCTTCTGCAATGCTTTGGAAAGTGAATCGCGAGAGTTAGCTGCTCTATTGAACACCGCAACGGTGATATCATCGATGAAGTCCGATATGGAATCTTGAGTCGTTAATACCGGGAACAACGGCGAGTCCCATCGGGTTTGCGCGTTTGGCTCTTCATACCTCTGTATCAATTGATCTAACAGTTCCCTGTCCCAAACGTCCTCGGGCTCCCCGCGCTGTTGATTCCATTCCAGGATCTGATCTACCGGGCACATTGTCTGGATCAGACAATAGGTTGTAGACACATTTTTCACCTCGCAGTGCAACTGGTACCTAAAACCCTTGATATAGTTCAACGAGTCGACTATCACAATATTGGTTTTGGTCAAATCCCTTTTCACAGCGCTGATGATTTCAGAACGCAGTTTCCTCTCATTTTTCGACGAAATGTAGTCCGAATGCTTGATGCCCAGAGACTTGTCTGAGTGATAAATTATGTTATAATTTTTCTTCGCCAGTTGCGGATCGCTCTCTAACCGTTTCTGCAACAGCGCTACCAATTCTCTGGCAACAGTTGTCTTCCCAGTACACGGATACCCGGTGAGCAAGATTAGTGGCATTGCTTTCCCTCCATCTTCTACATCTCCAACGCCATATCCGCACACCGTCTACTTTTTccaattatttttttatttttttcatcttgttGCAATgcaacaaatttttctgcaaGCCTACATACATAAGGACCTCGATCGATGCCCGCACCCCGCTGCTGCACCACACCCACAGCAAATCAGTCATGTTCATGCCCAGATATGTGTTCCCCACATACAACATAGCAAAAcaagatttcaaaggaCACCAGCTGAAAGCACTGAGAAAACTGGACTCCCTGAAGCCGCAAATCCAACTGATCTGCGAAATCAGAGATATAAGGGCGCCGCTCTCCACACGCAACGTGCTCATCGACAAGATAATCGACAAGAGGTTCCACGAAAAACTCGTAATCTACACCAGGAAGGACCTGATGACACACAATCCGGAGTACCTCCAGAAGCTCTCCGCATGGCACGAACAAATTGGCGAAAACTACATAATGATCAACTCCAAGAGAGCGCCTGATGTAGCGAACGTCCTCAAGACGCTGCAATGGTACAAGAAAAAGTATCACGACAACCTGGACGGCATCCCGCCGCCAATGGGATACAAAGTCCTCGTCAGTGGCATGCCCAACGTCGGCAAGTCCACGTTAATAAACTCATTGAGATACCTAGGGAGCGACGCCAACAGGGGCAAAAAAGTCGCCAGAACCGGGGCCGAGGCCGGCATTACGCGCTCGACGAGCGAGTTGATCCGGATCGGCGCGGCGCACGACCAACTCTATCTGATCGATACCCCGGGAATTGGCCTGCCGGGGCGACTCAACGTCGGCAACAAGATGATAGTGCTGTCGCTGTGCGGATGCATCAAACAGGGCGTCATCGACCCGATAATAGAGGCTGACTACCTGCTGTTCTTGATGAACCTACAACGCGGGGCAACAGAACGCTCGTCTTTCCTGCAGTGGTATCCCGCGATCGGTGAACGCCCGAGTAACGACATCTACGAGGTACTGGAAAGGATGAGAAAGAACAGGAAATCGACGCTCGAAGACCTTGCCAGATCGTGGATCCAGAGGACCATCCTTTCGCATGATCTCATTTTTGACAAGGAGCTGCTGCTACCCGCCGACGACTTCTCCTTCCGAGACTATGTCAGGAACGAAGTTGCGTCATCCGCAAGTTTCGGAATGTCGACGGAGAACACGCGCAGAACGACGCGTCAGAACGACTCGTCCTTGTTCCGAAAGCACATACAATGAGCGCACGACTGCGTGCTGCGTGCTGCGTGCTGCGGGCTGCAGGCTGCGGGGCCCCCTTGCCCCTCGGTTTCCCCTCGTTTTCCCCTCGGTCGCCCCTCGGTCGCCCCTCGGCGCCGCCCCTGCCCTCCTTGTGGGGCACTGCTGCGTAACTGCCGCGCGTCATTGTCTCTAGGCTTGCTTCGGCAATGCATAGCAAAGACGTCGCCCTGAAAGTAatgttttccttttgaCATTTCCGTGTCGGGACACGGAAATGTTTGCTTCCACCCAGAGGGCGGTGGCAGGCGGGCGTTCGAAGTGATCGGAAATcgttcttttttgtttttctctttgtGGTAACGAAAACTCAGCGTTCTGTTCGGCGTATTTTCCCTCCGCGCGACGTTTCCCCCCCAGTAGGGCGATGATCCCGGATCCTGAAGTCGTACTCTCACGgttgagaaaattttcatgtCAAACAAAGCTTCAGATGCAGATGCagtttttggttttttttttctttcttccttGAAATTATTTAAGTTTGTATCCGATGCAACATCTCTCAAAGTATCTCAGGCTCTTGTTGCTCGTTCCGATCCTATAGGAGTGGTGGTTACATTTTGTAAATATTCTTctcatatatatatacacaCTGGCAGCAGCAGGGTTTGCATATCAGCTGGACGATTTTTCAGGTGAAAGTAACGAACGCTGATTTCtatttattttcttctgagTGGCTGTCGAAAGTgtgattttgaagttgaatTGAGTTGAACCGCAAGAATCTAGGCATGTTGTGGGGATATTAACGttgatgttttgaaaaaaaaaatttttattacTATTTATTATATTCTTACCATACACACGCGCGCTTATTGTACATTTACGCTTCACGTTTTAGGATTTACTATTCTTTTGTTATTTATTGATGTCTGTAACGAAACATTTGCCAATACAGCCATATCCGGGTATTCACAGCGCAGTTGGAAGCGATGCGCACGATCACGCAGGCAGCGGAAATGCGACTGCGAAGGAGTGTTCCAAGGGGCTCAAGATAAGGACGTCGAGACACTGGGTGCTGCCACCTAGACCCAAGCCGGGGCGCAAGCCCAACCATTCGCATGAtagttcaaaaaagaagaagcaggCCCAAAGCCAGACCCAAAGCCAGGTGCGAACGCAGGCCCAGACGCCCGTGCCGGAACCAGTGCAGGCGGAAAAGTCGAACAAAGGTCTTCtcaagaaagaaatcatCTCGATCAAGTTGGAGAACAACAAGTTGAAAGTGGAGCTGGGCCAGCTGGTCGACAATCTGCAGGATCTGAAGCAGAAGTATAATCTAGCGAGGCAAAAAAGCCACGACAACGATCTGATAAAGGAGAAGGCGAAGCAGAAGCCCAAAGACAAGGCGAGACCGAAAAAAACGACAAACACGAGCATGAGCGCTAGTGCTGGCACGAAAGCTAATCccaagaaaagagaatacCTTGACGATTCGACGTTCGCATTCTTGAAGTTTGAGGACGAAAGCGATGAAATGCGTACAGAATCTGAATCAGTGGGCTTATCACCCATTTTGATCTCGAACGCAAAGATGAACTGCACGTCGTCGATTTCCAGCTGCAAGACAATCCTAACTGATGATGAGGACATTCTAACGGTGTCGTCATCTACACCGAATTCTCTATTCTCATCAGATTTACAGCATTCCTCTTCGATTTCGTCCGCTTCTTCCATCAATGTGACTGCTGCATCTACGACGaatcatcaattgaacaaTAGAGCTTCGCCAGGTAAAAATACAGTTGCGGCAAGCAATGATCTAAGGTTTTTGGACAGCTATGAACAAATGCACTTTTATGACAAATACATGTGTGCCGAGCCTGTCGCTCAGCCGGTGCTCGAAGCAGAACACCAGCATCAGCAGCACCAAccacaacagcaacagcaaagTTTACACTCCATCAAGGAAGAAGACTCTGATTTCCCATTGATGTCACTTGCATCAAACGATAACGAAAACGTTTTGAGTTTCTTACAACAAAACAATGATAGCGAATTACCGTCCTTTACTTCAGATCCAAGTAAGCCATGCTACAATGgccttttttttaactCAAAACCAAGTTACGAAACTGATgatttatttcaaaatatatctgTACCTCAAGATACTGATGATACTTTGATGACAACAACAACTGCAACAACTGCAACGACTGCAACAACAAGCTTCTACGTTCCTCCCTCATTAGAGGAATTGATGGAAGAACAAGATGGTGGAAcgaaatttttctcaatgATAAATACTACCACTACCACGGCTACCACTATTCCCGCTAAtgctgatgatgatgacgatgcTTTAAATTTACATAATTACGATGACGATTTTGATATGTTAAAAGTTGAGGTTTTTGACATGGTTAACTAAAataattatatatatatatattccTTCTAATGCTAATGTCTTTTACGAAAACTCTGCAACTTCTACCAGCCGATTTCGGCTAGTCTTTTGTCACTTTGCTTTATGGATTCAACGGAAATACCGCCCATTAAATCACCCAAATCGCTTGAAACCTGAAGCAATTTAGCTGCATCGTTATAGTGTGTCGTTGCTTCAACGATTGCCTTGGCCAACTTCTCTGGGTTggatgatttgaaaataccTGATCCAACAAAGACACCTTCACAACCTAGTTGCATCAATAATGCAGCATCTGCTGGTGTGGCTACACCGCCTGCGGCAAAATTAACCACTGGCAACTTGCCTTGTTCGAGCACTTGCATTAATAATTCTGTAGGAACTCTTaattcttttgcttttgcttttatttcttcatccGTCTTCAAGGTTTTCTTATATTCTGCAATTTCACCTTTAATTTTTGTGATATGTTTGACTGCCTCTGATACATCTCCAGTCCCCGCTTCACCCTTCGTACGGATCATTGCAGCACCTTCATCAATTCTCCTTAGTGCCTCCCCCAGATTCTTGGCACCGCAAACAAACGGAACATTatattcattctttttaaTATGATGCTCCCAATCAGCAGGCGTCAATACTTCACTTTCGTCAATATAATCAACTTCCAGAGCTTGTAAAATCTGTGCTTCCACAAAATGCCCAATACGTACTTTTGCCATCACAGGAATCGAAACACTTGCCATGATGTCTTTAATCATCTTTGGATCGGACATACGACACACCTGGCCAGATTTACGCATATCGGCAGGTATACGTTCCAACGCCATAACAGCACAAGCTCCGGCTTTCTCTGCAATGATGGCCTGTTCAGGATTAACGACATCCATGATAACACCACCTTTCAACATTTGGGCTAAGCCACTCTTAATCTTCAACTCTGACATCTCCTTCTATTGGTTTATTCAGTTGAACTTGTCAAGTATTAAGATATGTAAGGCAAGACAATATGTAGCCGAACATTTATCTTTTCCATTCTTACCTCAATTATATATGTTCGTTACAACAAGCCGTATCAATCATTCTCCACTTATTATGCTCAGCTACTGCAGCGTTCCTCAATTGCCCTTTGATATCCTTCTCCGTCTGAATTAGTTAGTGAAAGATCGCCGTGACATTTGCTCGCGCTAAAGCCTCGTCAGTGAAGAGCGACTCATTGAAAGAAGtcaaaagatgataaaACAGCCTTAGAAAACAATAGCGGAATCACAGAAGGAAACTGCATAGGAACAATCGCTTTCAATTATTATGACTCAATGCGCATAAAGAGttgtttcttctttgttATGAGTAAAACTCCAAATAGGCCACGCTGGCATATCTAATTAACAATCTACATGCACTATgtagaaaaaaagaacaaaaaaaatcggGCGTCAGAAAAGGGTCTTATTTCTTGCCTCGTCAAGTGCACATATCTTTTGTTAAAGACCTGCCCTCCGTTACTTTCAATATATAAGACAGATATTGTAAAGGCTCATGAAATTTCCTTATTGTAGAGTGAGGCCGTGTTGATATATAAGATGGGCAAATGTGTTGGTATACTAGCTTTACAGGGTGCCTTCATAGAGCACATACAACATCTTGAGAAATGTATAACAGAAAACAAGTACGATCTGAGTGTTACCACGGTGAAGACGCCTGAAGAACTGGAAATATGTGATGCATTGATTATACCTGGTGGTGAGTCCACGTCCATGTCATTAATCGCACAAAGAACAGGGATGTATCCTCATCTGTTGAA carries:
- the RAD27 gene encoding multifunctional nuclease RAD27 (similar to Saccharomyces cerevisiae RAD27 (YKL113C); ancestral locus Anc_2.459), giving the protein MGIKGLNAIISEHVPTAIRKSDIKAFFGRKVAIDASMSLYQFLIAVRQQDGGQLTTETGETTSHLMGMFYRTLRMIDNGIKPCYVFDGKPPTLKSHELDKRTSRRAETEKKLAEAIDQVEKMKQERRLVKVSKEHNEEAKHLLELMGIPYVNAPTEAEAQCAELAKKGVVYAAASEDMDTLCYRTPYLLRHLTFSEAKKEPIHEIDTELVLKGLDLTIEQFIDLCIMLGCDYCESIKGVGPVTALKLIKEHGSLEKIADFFESGEANAKWKIPENWPYKEVRELFADPEVIDGKDVNLKWTQPKEDELIEFLCVQKRFSEERVKAGIKRLHKGLKSGTQGRLDGFFQMVPKTKEQLDAAAAKAKLAKKNAKTKGKVGKRGN
- the MTG1 gene encoding putative GTPase MTG1 (similar to Saccharomyces cerevisiae MTG1 (YMR097C); ancestral locus Anc_2.463), yielding MFMPRYVFPTYNIAKQDFKGHQLKALRKLDSLKPQIQLICEIRDIRAPLSTRNVLIDKIIDKRFHEKLVIYTRKDLMTHNPEYLQKLSAWHEQIGENYIMINSKRAPDVANVLKTLQWYKKKYHDNLDGIPPPMGYKVLVSGMPNVGKSTLINSLRYLGSDANRGKKVARTGAEAGITRSTSELIRIGAAHDQLYLIDTPGIGLPGRLNVGNKMIVLSLCGCIKQGVIDPIIEADYLLFLMNLQRGATERSSFLQWYPAIGERPSNDIYEVLERMRKNRKSTLEDLARSWIQRTILSHDLIFDKELLLPADDFSFRDYVRNEVASSASFGMSTENTRRTTRQNDSSLFRKHIQ
- the ABF1 gene encoding DNA-binding protein ABF1 (similar to Saccharomyces cerevisiae ABF1 (YKL112W); ancestral locus Anc_2.460), producing the protein MTSLYEYKHPIINKQLASGTDDQSGRKFPSLEAWYDVVNDYEFQARCPIILKNSHRNKHFTFACHLKDCPFKVLLSYCGNQSGNIQDDLEGGVQHEHSHHGDSLVSMDQKAKLPGQEQDGKIKGNDGEGSHQVDNGDHNHNGHGDNVGPDTRKYTDADAEDDDVSAAIAAAVAAVQDVRGKEEGQFGEEYMSAPALHGAAAGGQSTEAVVRGPFIVTKIEPYHNHPLESNLSLSKFVLTKVPRILQHDLNFDQILESLCNEEDNTVSKFRVSQYVEESGLLDILKERYGLTDADIDKKLLSHISRRVTTYKARFVLKKKKNGDYGTVSQNTGNGNASGASHYGQRSGRGASMNSRSTGDQGEHHLHQMNHHHHQLQQAIQRAVDDHENAGSHGHLQSLEDSNLNPELNDDAEAQAAAQAAMGEAAALKRSVQEMVDQEETDDENARKRQMMKLTASMHSNLVNDDGSLVSLDDTQDDKLPRDVAEQLRLLSSHFKEVEAHNMGNQSGGDGEDESKLIVKDEIPDENIQPELRGQ
- the ATP25 gene encoding Atp25p (similar to Saccharomyces cerevisiae YMR098C; ancestral locus Anc_2.461); its protein translation is MLTPRVRLLLIRRLITVGPIVTPLRHTITRKYSTNGTKLLEDEALKDNGAKNEKGPATSNSPVDTKPWYLSMVDRDISQNLSAVENEYINLPDESPESLLKITKYLKGEMGLKDILIFDLKEKKSGDYNTAVTKISDFVIIATARSAKHCQSTFVQLNAMLKQTFKSVAYVEGNVNSKEERKKFKRMARKSNLGKSWGANSGTTSTGFAKDSEAWFMIDCNVDKIFVNILTERRRGELNLEELYAPESERDKYQLRQKSTATQPKDDNLLQVGEENNVLSGLRRLAYQRRQYSTSSPINTEPTKEHFKDFLKKALNEKNFEEAHSIIKQSQELESLSLLQTITDSLANVNVTTDAINEIDKWQDIFEYCWPLPLPMETSFQYWSLRMKFLKMLNVANPQLYPCSKIIDDYLIRKKTSGFYLSSDDLLQYLQLVKINLNLIQGGNYWDLLKSNENIVKALKVFNELNLANDHIIVSMLLKLMVMENNTSIKLHSLYEVIDFLCCQRDNLSSNVIVAVLETLASVKDWNKFFQFWEVGIKGVVPGQDYRPWSKFIRIILNSNDIELMQKLIEEGHLLWIKRNEVEITNDLIEQLRKLFRRTDYDLKSYLDI
- the KTI12 gene encoding Kti12p (similar to Saccharomyces cerevisiae KTI12 (YKL110C); ancestral locus Anc_2.462) → MPLILLTGYPCTGKTTVARELVALLQKRLESDPQLAKKNYNIIYHSDKSLGIKHSDYISSKNERKLRSEIISAVKRDLTKTNIVIVDSLNYIKGFRYQLHCEVKNVSTTYCLIQTMCPVDQILEWNQQRGEPEDVWDRELLDQLIQRYEEPNAQTRWDSPLFPVLTTQDSISDFIDDITVAVFNRAANSRDSLSKALQKPNSATILKPASQTNFIQKLDSETTLVVKKIMNHIKTLQSIGNSNCSARVIVSEGVTDINDDNCFYVDLPTISISLPHLQRLKRQFVTLNKLRDMDEKRIVPLFADYLSKNLND
- the HAP4 gene encoding transcription factor HAP4 (similar to Saccharomyces cerevisiae HAP4 (YKL109W); ancestral locus Anc_2.464) codes for the protein MSVTKHLPIQPYPGIHSAVGSDAHDHAGSGNATAKECSKGLKIRTSRHWVLPPRPKPGRKPNHSHDSSKKKKQAQSQTQSQVRTQAQTPVPEPVQAEKSNKGLLKKEIISIKLENNKLKVELGQLVDNLQDLKQKYNLARQKSHDNDLIKEKAKQKPKDKARPKKTTNTSMSASAGTKANPKKREYLDDSTFAFLKFEDESDEMRTESESVGLSPILISNAKMNCTSSISSCKTILTDDEDILTVSSSTPNSLFSSDLQHSSSISSASSINVTAASTTNHQLNNRASPGKNTVAASNDLRFLDSYEQMHFYDKYMCAEPVAQPVLEAEHQHQQHQPQQQQQSLHSIKEEDSDFPLMSLASNDNENVLSFLQQNNDSELPSFTSDPSKPCYNGLFFNSKPSYETDDLFQNISVPQDTDDTLMTTTTATTATTATTSFYVPPSLEELMEEQDGGTKFFSMINTTTTTATTIPANADDDDDALNLHNYDDDFDMLKVEVFDMVN
- the SNZ1 gene encoding pyridoxine biosynthesis protein SNZ1 (similar to Saccharomyces cerevisiae SNZ1 (YMR096W); ancestral locus Anc_2.465); translation: MSELKIKSGLAQMLKGGVIMDVVNPEQAIIAEKAGACAVMALERIPADMRKSGQVCRMSDPKMIKDIMASVSIPVMAKVRIGHFVEAQILQALEVDYIDESEVLTPADWEHHIKKNEYNVPFVCGAKNLGEALRRIDEGAAMIRTKGEAGTGDVSEAVKHITKIKGEIAEYKKTLKTDEEIKAKAKELRVPTELLMQVLEQGKLPVVNFAAGGVATPADAALLMQLGCEGVFVGSGIFKSSNPEKLAKAIVEATTHYNDAAKLLQVSSDLGDLMGGISVESIKQSDKRLAEIGW